AATCTTGATTTTTACTAGACTGAAGTTATTTCACTCATTAAAACCCCCTCAGTATCGCCACCTGGGCGGCAGTGGCCCCGTATAATAGAAGGCGTCACAGATAAAAATAGAAAGTAAACAGCCTTGGAGAACCTCTTCTTCCAGATTGAGACGCTCGTCATTGAGCTGCTGCTCGTCATCTCGATTGTGGCGATGATGGTCCAGTACCTGCGTGTTCCCTATACCGTCGCACTGGTGATCACTGGCCTGCTCATCTCAATCCTGCGTCCCCAGATCGAGGCCATTACCGGCCCTATCCAGCTTGAATTGACCTCTGAATTGATCCTGGCCCTGTTGGTACCACCGCTCATCTTTGAGGCGGCCTTCAACCTGGATTTCGACAAACTCCGGCGCAGCCTGGGGACGATCCTCGTGCTCGCGATACCGGGCGTCATCGTTTCGATGTTCATCGTAGGCGGCGTGGTCGCTGGCACAACGGGCCTGAGCATCAGCGTGGCGTTGGTCTTCGGCGCGTTAATTTCCGCAACCGATCCGGTCAGCGTGATTGCCCTGTTTAAATCATTGGGCGTGCCTAAAAGGCTGGCGGTCCTGGTCGAAGGAGAATCGCTGCTGAATGATGGTACGGCGATTGTCGTGTTTAATCTGGTGCTGGGCATCGCTGTCGCCGGCGCTGTTGAATTCACGCTGTTGGAGGGCGTCATCGACTTCGTGACGGTGGTCGCGGGCGGCCTGATTATCGGCATTGTGTTGGGCACAGGGATTAGCTGGCTGATCTCCAGGGTTGATAATCATCTGGTAGAAACGACCCTGACGACGGTGCTGGCCTTTGGGGCCTTCTTAATTGCAGAGCGGCTGCACGTCAGCGGCGTATTGGCGGTGGTAGCCGCAGGTATCCTCAATGGGAACAGCAGTTCACGCGGGATGAGCCCGACGACGCGCATCATCCTGAATAACTTCTGGGAATATATCGCTTTCCTGGCGAATTCGTTCATCTTCCTGCTGATCGGCTTTGAAGTCGATATCAGCGAGCTGCTGGCTGATTGGCAGCCGATTCTGTTTGCGATTGTCGCTGTGTTGGCTGCACGGATGATCGTCGTCTATGTAACGACGCGACTGATCGTCCCTGTGACGAAGCGCTCAAATATGATTGAGACAATCCCGAATAGTTGGCAGCATGTCTTAGTGTGGGGTGGTGTACGTGGGGCGATTTCCTTAGCATTGGCGCTGAGCTTGCCCTTTGCCCTGGGAGCGGATCGCGTCCTATTGATCCACATGACATTCGGTGTGGTGCTATTCTCGCTCTTCGTACAGGGTACGAGCATTGGCTGGCTGCTCAGCCGCCTGGGAATCGTGAAAAGAGACGAACGCCAGGAAGAATACGACCTCAATAATGCGCGCCTGTTCGCCCTGCGCTCTGCTGAAGCACACCTGAATGAACTGCATGATCGTCATCTGGTTTCACAACAGACATATGAAGAAGTCAAGCAAGAGTTGAACGTCGTCCAGACAGAATACCGAACATCCATGCAACATATGCTCATTGAACATCCTGAAATGCTGGCAACGGCAAAGCGCAACGTCTGGCGCGATTTGTTACAGGTTCAGCGCGATGCACTGCTCGACTTACGGCGCGATGGCACGATTTCCGAGCAGATTTTTGAGGAAATCGCCGTCGGCATCGACCAAGCCATTGACAGTGATCATCCACACCAACCCCATACGCATCCAGAAGAAGAAATACCCCAAGCTGCTCCAGCGGATGACACAGACGAACCCGTCGAAGAAACGTAGGCCGATACCCCATGGTTGGGGTATCATAGAATCAGGGTGAAATTAAAGGATTAGGGAGATCAAGCATGGCGATTCATCGTTTTGAAGTCGGTACACTGAAGTGCATCGTACTGAGTGAACTGCAAAATCCAGTGACCTACGATGAGTCCTACGCTGGCTCACTCCCCAATGCCTCCTTTGACCAGATGCGCGCTGTCCTGGATGAGATCGGCGCAGGCGAAACGGGCAATCATGATATGAACGCCCTATTCGTTGATGATGGTAATAATAAACTGCTGGTCGATACAGGTTTGGGCAACCCAGAGCGATCTGGATTATTGGCTTCCCTGGCGGAAGCCGACCTCTCGCCGGAAGACATCACCATTGTGTACCTGACGCACTTCCATGGCGACCACATCGGCGGCCTGACGCACCCTGATGGCAGCCTGACGTTCCCCAACGCTCGTTACGTCACGATGAAAGAAGAATGGGAGCATTGGACGAACGAAGCCACTTTAGCGACGATGGGCGAGCGTGCCGCCCTCATCCAGCAAAAAATACTGCCGCTCAAAGATAAGATGACGCTGCTAGCCCATAGCAACGCGATGATGGCGGGTGTGCAGGTCGTGGCTGCCCCAGGGCATACACCAGGCCACAGCGGCCTGCTCCTGAACAGCATGGGGCAACGTTTACTGGCCCTCGCTGATACAATCGGGCGGCTGCCACAGTTTACACGGCCAGATTGGCACTTCATCTATGATGCGGATAAGCCGCAGGCCGTACTGACGCGCGAAGCGATGCTGGAACTGGCAGCGGATGAAAACCTGCTCACCTTCTTTTACCATATGGCGTTCCCCGGGCTAGGCTACGTAGAACGGGCCGGGAAGGGGTTCCGCTGGGTGCCTGTTGCAAGCAACTAAGCACCTGTGAGCAACCATCTAATCTGAATACGAAATTTGTGCACGCCAAGTTTGTGAATACCAGGCGCTTAAAATCATGCTGGAACTCCATGCACTGACACTCTTTTATACGGCGCGTATTGGGGGCGATTTACATTTGCTGCCCCAGCTCTATACCTTCCTGACGCAGCTCGCCGCCAAACAGCCGCGTAAGCCGCTCCTGCTCGATATAGGCGAATCCTGCTCGCCGGAGGTGTGGCCGTGCGAAGTCACAGGGGGGCGCAGTACGCTCATTGTGCTGGATGGCATGGGTTATCATGCGGCCAATGCTGAAGGTGTGCTGGCAGAAGGCGAGCGATATAAGCTGCAAGGTGCGACCAGCATGGGCGTCGTCGATGCACGCTATAGCTGGCGTTATGATGTCCCGCCCATACGCGACGAGGACATCGTCATCAGCCTACTGCCAGAGCCAACGCTACACCTGAATATTGTGCTGCAAGGCACGGATGCCACAACGCTCTCCAACCGTACGCTGCGGCTACAGCAGGTTGATAAGCGGCAGGTCGGCATTGTAGAAGTTGATCTGAAGGATGAACCCAGGCTCGTTTCGATGCAGGTCGTCGCGATGCCCTCCGGCTTACGACCGGACCCAACAATCAGCGCGGCGGTGGATTTCGTCGAAGATGAAGCCCGTTACCTGGAAAGCAGGCGCTGAAGAACCCCATGTGCAAGCCATACCTGGCGTCATCTCCCTTGGCTTGTCATCATTCCCGCATACTCTTTATCCCGCAATCTCGCAATCTCACAGTAGAATAAGGTAGATTATCAGGTGGTGTGAAAAATCAGCACGGGTGGGGCTACGTGACGATACGTATTGGGGACCGTTTTGAACTGAATACAGAGCCTGCCTATATCCTTGGTGAAGGCGGCATGGGCACGGTATACGAAGGCGTAGACAGCCTGACAGGGCAGAAAGTCGCTATCAAGCGGCTTTCGACGGAAGTTGTACGCGACCGCCCAGAGACTTTAGAGCGCTTCGCACGAGAGGCGGAAGCCCTGCGTCGGCTCAATCATCCCAATATCGTGGATGTGATCGCAACCATCAATGAAGACAATGAGCACTATATCGTCATGGAATATGTGCCCGGTGGTAGCCTGCGAGACATCCTCGACGAGCACGGTCCTTTGCCCTTGCGCCGTGTGTTGGAAATCGCGCTGGATCTGGCCGATGCCCTGACGCGCGCCCACCGTCTCAAAATCATCCATCGCGACCTGAAACCGGGTAACATCCTCCTCGCACAGGATGGCACGCCGCGCTTGACGGATTTCGGCGTGGCACATCTCGATGACAAACCCGATGTGACGCGTACCGGGGCTGTCGTGGGCACCGTCAGCTATTTACCGCCAGAAGCGCTTAATGGTCATCCGCTGGATGAGCGCGCCGACATCTGGGGATTTGGCGTGGTGCTGTATGAGATGCTCATTGGTCAGCGACCGTTTGAAGGCGAAACTGTGACAGCTCGCGTCACAGCGATTCTGACGCACCCTATGCCGGATATGTCTCGCTTGCGTTATGACGTGCCTGTGAGCGTGCAGTCACTCATCGGGCGTATGCTGGCGAAAGAACCGACGATGCGCATCAGCAGCGTGCGACAGATCGGCACCGAGTTAGAAAGCATGCTGCACCAGATGGATCGTTCTACGCAGGTCATCCCACAGATGGGCGGCCCCACAGCAAGCTCTGGCCGTTTCGAAACCACACCAGGGCACCCGTATCAGCCAAATCCTGAAGAAACAGAATATGACTTTACGCAGGGTGATGAGGCTGTCACACGCGATATACGCTATGGCGCCCCGAACCCCAGGTTGCAAGTCAGCAACCCGCCAACTGCGGAAACTTCCTCAACCGAAACCTATACCATCCCACAACCCCAAACGCAGCAGTCCGAGACAGCGCGCCCAGCGAAAAGGCCTCTCAATCTATGGCTGATGGGTGCTGCGGTGCTGGTGATCGCGGTGGTGGGTATTGCCCTATTTGTGAGCAACCTCTCCAGCGAAGGGGAGACGGACGAAAGCGCGGTGCCTATCGCAGCGACAGGCCACTATCGCGTCTTATTCGCTGAGCTTGAACCGCTTTCCGGGGCAACTGAACGCGACGTCACTCGCATTCTCGTTGATAGTCTCGAACAACGATATGAAGTGGCAGATCCTGGCACACACCTCGATATTGTGACCTATCCAAATCCAATCCGCAGTGCGAATGAAGCCATCACGGTTGCAAACCAGGAAAACGCGGCGGTTGTCATCTGGGGAACCTATGATGACGTTGTCATCCGCCTGGATGTACAGGTGGGCGATGTCTCGCTATTCCCGACGATGCACTTTCCGCGGTCATTGGTAGAACGTATCGCCAATGTACGTATTGAATTAACGGACCCACAAAACGAGAAAATTGCCCCTTATGTTGCCGGGGTCATGGCTGTACTCCATGCCGCTGATGGCAACCTCGTGGAGTGGACGCGGATGGTCGCCGCGATGCCTACAGAGACGACCCTAGCACAGGCGGTATCTTCTGTAGCGACCAGCACACATTGCTTCTTACAGCAGTATCTTGCCGCGCCGGATGATGCGCTGACGTGCATCAATGCTGCCATTAGCACAGAATCCGGCAATGCCATCCTGTATTGGATGCGCGGTATGGCGCTGAATCGGCGCTTCTTGATTGAATTTGTCGATGAACGACTACTGCCATCTCACTTGAATTTGATGCGTGACCGCCTGGAGGGCGATTTCAGTACGGCAAAGCGACTGGGGCCGGATAATTGGGCTATGCCACTCTATACCCAGCTTGATGGGACCTCCGTGGGCAACCGCAAGAACAACCTGACTATCGCCAACAGCCTGAACGAGATCGAAGCGGCCATTCGACTGCGGCCAAATGATTGGGCACCCCTTTATATCCGGGCAGAACTCGCCTTTAAGAGTGGGGATGTCGCAGGCGCAAGGATGTACATCAGCCGTGCATTAGCCTCCAACCCGGATGTTACGCTGCCCTATACATCGGCGCTGCTGCTGGCTCTGCGCACAGGCGACTTGCCTGCCGCAAAAGATTATATTGAGACGATCCTGGCGGAATTCCCGGATACAACCGTATCGAGGCGGTTATTTGATGTGCTCGTGGGCGTCACAATGCCAGAAAGCCTCGTGCCCGGTGTGGTGAGCAATCTGGTCATCGGCCAGTACGAAGCGGCATCGTCTTTGTTACAGGCCTTTAACGCAGAGGGCAACAGCAGCCCCGGCTTGTTCGATGGCGATTTCACGCTGATCCTCCTGAGTGGCGTTGCTCAGTGTGGGCAGGGCCATTATGAACAGGCCCAACTCGCCTTCAACAACGTCATTAATTTCGACCGCGATTTTATGGTTGCGCGGTTGCTGCGTGCCAGTGCCTACCGCCGACTAGGCGATACAGCACGGGCAGAGAATGACCTCAATGCAGTACGACAGAGTGATCAGGCGGAACTGCTGCTACCCTATGCGGACGCTGTAGAAGCGGGCACACTCACCTGCGCCAATATCTTTGAGATTGACGAACTACAGGACTAAACACGGCTGAGCGCCAGTCACGTGGTTATCGTACAGAAAAGGCACCAGCCAATTGGCTGGTGCCTTTTGCATCACGGCGCTTAGGTGATTAGGTGACTGTTAGGAGAGGGGAACACTTTGTATATCGCCGTGTGATGCACCCTGGATAGGGCCTTCTCAACAAGGCTATACATCAGCGGTTGCGGTTGGCTCAGGCGTCACAGGGACCATGTTATTGTTACCGTAGCCATTACCGAATGGGCCAGGGCCGAAACCGCGATTGCCACCACGATTGTTGCCACGACTATTGCGCATACCCCCGCCCAGGCCAGGGAAACGCTGCTGGAAGTGACTGCCAAGGTCTTGCTCAAGCACAGCATCAACGCGTGCAGCGATAACATCTTCATCGACATTGGGGAACTGCTCAACAGCAGCAGCAATCAATTCATCGCGGACCGTATCGACATTGCCACCATTTTCTTCGATCAATTCAGCCAATGTCTGGCCGTTTGCAATGCCTTGTTGAATATCTTCAACGGTCAGCCCGGTAATATCCAGCACGTTCTGGATAAGGGTCAGGCCACGGCCATTATTCCACATGCGGCTGCCCAGTTCATGATCCATCAAAGCATCGATTCGGCTTGATAGGGCAGCTTCATAACGTCCAAAGCCCAGGTCCAAAAGCTGCTGCTTGACGTCATCCACATCGCCGCCATTTTCTTCGATCAACTCCGCCAGGGTTTGCCCATTTGCAAAACCCTGCTGAATGTCTTCTAGCGTTAACCCGGTGATTTCCATGACCTGCAACATGAGGCCATTACCTGGACCCCCAAACATCATAGCAGGCAGTGTGGTATCGGGAGTTGCCTCTGGTGTATCTTCCGGTTCCGGCGTGGTATCGTCCTGTGCACTGGTGACAGCAACGCTGGCGAGCAGTAGGGCAAATACGGTGGTGAAAATCATAAGCTTTTTCATTTGTTAAATACCTCCATCTGTTCCACTTTTGACGCGACATCATCCGATAAGTTTCGTCGCGTTTATTCCGTTCATCTTGAGTAAAACAGGGAGTTGTAAGAGAAGTTTACAAGGACTGTAAAATATACGGACGATTTGTAAAGAATGTGTAAGTTCAATGAAGATGTTGATATTCAGCTATTTGACATACGACTAATAATTTATAGTTAACGATCTCTTGACCAGACCTGCATACCTTCTTCGCGACTTCTTCATAGCTCTCCTGTATTCTGATAGCGAATTTATCAAAGGCAGCGCAGAGCTATCTGTATGCCTGTTGCACCCTGTGATTATCTTTCTACACCTTCTTGTAATCATCTTCCGCTTCATGCAGCCCTGGCCCGAAGACGACGACAATCGGGCCAGGGGTTTCTTCCTGAGCGTTTCTACCTGAGGTCACTAAGGCATTTTGCAGCACAGGGCTTTTTATCTGCTTGAGGCCGAGCAGGGCAGATACCGCATTCTGTTGTTGGATCTGGTGCCGCAGGCAGGGTAAAAGCACCAAAAGAGGGCCTATCTGCTGAGTTTTTTGCACGTTCAATAGGGCGGATATACAGGTCAAAACAGGCGGTTTGAGTGGGGTTCATGGCAAGCTCGCCGCTGTGGTAAGTAGGCTTTTCGCGGGACAAGAAGCTTGCAGTTGATGGCCTACCGGGCTGGCTGGTATCCCAAATAGATTTCCCCAGTTCACACATGATAGCTTGCTATAAATCCCAAAAATGCCCATTTGCGGCTTATCCCAAAGCCTAACACGTTCTTCTTGGGAAATAATTTGGGATAAGTATCGCCTGCTCTATATAGTCCCGGTGCATCCCCAGGCATTTTTTATTTCGCCTGAGCACGATATTGGGCGCTTTGCAAGCGCACCAGATTTTCACCTGTCAGAACACCCCTCTGCCCCATATGAGCAGTTGCCGAGCCTGAAAAATCAGAATGCTGTCATAAGTGCTAACATAGAAAAAACGCAGCCCATAATTAGGCGACTTATCACGAATTACGACTTCGTCATACGACTTATCAGGATAAAGCAA
The Phototrophicus methaneseepsis DNA segment above includes these coding regions:
- a CDS encoding Na+/H+ antiporter, yielding MENLFFQIETLVIELLLVISIVAMMVQYLRVPYTVALVITGLLISILRPQIEAITGPIQLELTSELILALLVPPLIFEAAFNLDFDKLRRSLGTILVLAIPGVIVSMFIVGGVVAGTTGLSISVALVFGALISATDPVSVIALFKSLGVPKRLAVLVEGESLLNDGTAIVVFNLVLGIAVAGAVEFTLLEGVIDFVTVVAGGLIIGIVLGTGISWLISRVDNHLVETTLTTVLAFGAFLIAERLHVSGVLAVVAAGILNGNSSSRGMSPTTRIILNNFWEYIAFLANSFIFLLIGFEVDISELLADWQPILFAIVAVLAARMIVVYVTTRLIVPVTKRSNMIETIPNSWQHVLVWGGVRGAISLALALSLPFALGADRVLLIHMTFGVVLFSLFVQGTSIGWLLSRLGIVKRDERQEEYDLNNARLFALRSAEAHLNELHDRHLVSQQTYEEVKQELNVVQTEYRTSMQHMLIEHPEMLATAKRNVWRDLLQVQRDALLDLRRDGTISEQIFEEIAVGIDQAIDSDHPHQPHTHPEEEIPQAAPADDTDEPVEET
- a CDS encoding MBL fold metallo-hydrolase, translated to MAIHRFEVGTLKCIVLSELQNPVTYDESYAGSLPNASFDQMRAVLDEIGAGETGNHDMNALFVDDGNNKLLVDTGLGNPERSGLLASLAEADLSPEDITIVYLTHFHGDHIGGLTHPDGSLTFPNARYVTMKEEWEHWTNEATLATMGERAALIQQKILPLKDKMTLLAHSNAMMAGVQVVAAPGHTPGHSGLLLNSMGQRLLALADTIGRLPQFTRPDWHFIYDADKPQAVLTREAMLELAADENLLTFFYHMAFPGLGYVERAGKGFRWVPVASN
- a CDS encoding serine/threonine protein kinase, producing the protein MTIRIGDRFELNTEPAYILGEGGMGTVYEGVDSLTGQKVAIKRLSTEVVRDRPETLERFAREAEALRRLNHPNIVDVIATINEDNEHYIVMEYVPGGSLRDILDEHGPLPLRRVLEIALDLADALTRAHRLKIIHRDLKPGNILLAQDGTPRLTDFGVAHLDDKPDVTRTGAVVGTVSYLPPEALNGHPLDERADIWGFGVVLYEMLIGQRPFEGETVTARVTAILTHPMPDMSRLRYDVPVSVQSLIGRMLAKEPTMRISSVRQIGTELESMLHQMDRSTQVIPQMGGPTASSGRFETTPGHPYQPNPEETEYDFTQGDEAVTRDIRYGAPNPRLQVSNPPTAETSSTETYTIPQPQTQQSETARPAKRPLNLWLMGAAVLVIAVVGIALFVSNLSSEGETDESAVPIAATGHYRVLFAELEPLSGATERDVTRILVDSLEQRYEVADPGTHLDIVTYPNPIRSANEAITVANQENAAVVIWGTYDDVVIRLDVQVGDVSLFPTMHFPRSLVERIANVRIELTDPQNEKIAPYVAGVMAVLHAADGNLVEWTRMVAAMPTETTLAQAVSSVATSTHCFLQQYLAAPDDALTCINAAISTESGNAILYWMRGMALNRRFLIEFVDERLLPSHLNLMRDRLEGDFSTAKRLGPDNWAMPLYTQLDGTSVGNRKNNLTIANSLNEIEAAIRLRPNDWAPLYIRAELAFKSGDVAGARMYISRALASNPDVTLPYTSALLLALRTGDLPAAKDYIETILAEFPDTTVSRRLFDVLVGVTMPESLVPGVVSNLVIGQYEAASSLLQAFNAEGNSSPGLFDGDFTLILLSGVAQCGQGHYEQAQLAFNNVINFDRDFMVARLLRASAYRRLGDTARAENDLNAVRQSDQAELLLPYADAVEAGTLTCANIFEIDELQD